A genomic window from Sphingobacterium sp. BN32 includes:
- a CDS encoding NAD-dependent succinate-semialdehyde dehydrogenase codes for MKNTLLIEKAYLNGAFITADKTFEIINPSTQKPVGVLPDLSVKDAKKYIKAAHDAWPTWRNTAVGERSRILRRLFDLINENRDELAEIMTLESGKPIKESQTEVDYANSFVEWFSEEAKRAYGETIPSTAGNNRMQTIKQGVGVVAAITPWNFPLAMITRKVAPALAAGCTVVLKPASQTPFSAIAFAKLAEEAGVHKGVLNVITSKDSRGLGEEMATNPLVRKISFTGSTAVGKTLMSQAASTIKRISLELGGNAPFIVFDDADIDKAVEGAIAGKFRNTGQTCVSINRFYVQDAVYDEFAKKLTAAVKKLEVGDGLKKTTQVGPLINPEGLEKVIHHVKDATEKGASIATGGKAIKGNFFEPTVLLDVPHDSIIAEEETFGPICALFRFKTEKEVIKLANDTPFGLASYFYSDNVTRCFRVAEQLEAGMVGINAGLISNAAAPFGGVKESGLGREGSKYGLDEYIEVKYMCFGYQI; via the coding sequence ATGAAAAACACCCTATTGATAGAGAAGGCCTATCTCAATGGTGCCTTTATTACAGCCGATAAGACTTTTGAAATCATCAATCCCTCCACGCAGAAACCCGTAGGCGTTCTACCGGATCTGTCGGTAAAGGATGCAAAGAAATATATCAAGGCCGCGCATGACGCTTGGCCAACATGGCGTAATACCGCCGTTGGAGAGCGTTCGAGAATACTGCGACGCTTATTTGACCTCATCAACGAAAACCGCGACGAGCTCGCAGAAATCATGACCTTGGAAAGCGGCAAGCCGATCAAGGAATCACAAACCGAAGTGGATTATGCCAATTCATTCGTTGAATGGTTTTCGGAGGAAGCGAAGCGCGCTTATGGCGAAACGATCCCCTCGACAGCGGGAAACAACAGAATGCAGACAATTAAGCAAGGCGTTGGTGTTGTTGCGGCTATCACCCCCTGGAACTTCCCATTGGCGATGATTACGCGCAAGGTCGCTCCTGCCCTAGCCGCAGGATGCACCGTAGTGCTTAAACCAGCCTCTCAGACTCCTTTCTCTGCTATCGCTTTCGCTAAGTTAGCCGAAGAAGCCGGAGTGCATAAGGGCGTCCTCAATGTGATTACATCGAAAGATAGTCGTGGACTGGGTGAGGAAATGGCAACCAATCCGCTAGTCCGCAAGATATCATTCACCGGATCTACGGCCGTAGGGAAAACCCTGATGTCGCAGGCTGCATCCACAATTAAACGTATCTCTTTAGAGTTAGGCGGCAATGCCCCATTTATCGTCTTTGATGATGCGGATATCGATAAAGCTGTCGAAGGTGCTATTGCAGGTAAATTCCGCAATACCGGACAAACCTGCGTTTCCATCAACCGATTCTATGTGCAAGATGCCGTTTATGATGAATTTGCAAAGAAATTGACAGCCGCGGTTAAGAAGCTAGAAGTTGGAGATGGCTTAAAGAAGACCACACAAGTCGGTCCACTCATCAATCCTGAAGGCTTGGAAAAAGTAATACATCATGTGAAAGATGCCACGGAAAAAGGTGCAAGCATTGCAACCGGTGGCAAAGCCATCAAAGGAAACTTCTTCGAACCAACAGTTTTATTGGATGTTCCTCATGATAGCATCATCGCAGAAGAAGAAACTTTTGGACCCATCTGTGCGCTGTTCAGGTTTAAGACAGAAAAAGAAGTGATTAAACTAGCTAATGATACTCCATTTGGCTTAGCATCCTATTTCTACAGCGATAATGTAACCCGCTGTTTTCGTGTTGCCGAGCAATTGGAAGCCGGAATGGTAGGAATCAATGCCGGGCTGATATCGAATGCAGCAGCACCTTTCGGTGGAGTGAAAGAGTCAGGATTAGGAAGAGAAGGATCGAAATACGGTTTAGACGAGTATATCGAAGTAAAATATATGTGCTTCGGTTACCAGATATGA
- a CDS encoding LptF/LptG family permease — protein MKKIHLLILQAFIKPFLVTFFIVMFVLLMLFLFKYIDDLIGKGFQWYVILELLSYQCAVQLAMALPLSMLLSSIMTFGNLGESYELVAIKAAGVSLRKAMTPLFVVVALFSAGSFFFSDYILPVVNLKMGSLLYDVRKKKADFFIKPGVFNSTIPGYSIRAKAKSEDGTTLYDMMIYQHQSGGTADNVTFAKEGYVQNSPDNRYMVLKLIDGVRYEDARVKNAKRYDPRQQFTRFRFKETTTKFDMSSFDMNRTDQDLFKSHHQMLNLKQLRLYSDSNHVYIDSLKHVNAVEAKRYINLYSTYFQNGKPPARKTNVHLDDIATKEQYRMALNNALNQARQVKDLAVNKQMEYAPYREKDIRYDIEWHRKFTLAVSCLLLFGIGAPLGAIIRKGGLGLPVVMAIIFFLIYHVIATLAEKAAKDASLTPMWGMWMAIIVLTPLAIFLTYKSTTDSKLFDADQYKLKAEALWKRIVAFFNRKKKTDYSKG, from the coding sequence ATGAAGAAAATACATTTATTAATTCTACAAGCATTTATTAAACCGTTCTTGGTCACATTTTTCATTGTGATGTTTGTATTATTGATGCTTTTCTTGTTTAAGTATATCGATGACTTAATTGGAAAAGGCTTCCAATGGTATGTGATTTTAGAGCTACTGAGCTACCAATGCGCCGTGCAGTTGGCAATGGCTTTGCCACTATCCATGCTACTATCTTCTATTATGACGTTCGGGAATCTGGGCGAAAGCTATGAGCTCGTAGCGATCAAAGCTGCAGGGGTTTCTTTAAGGAAAGCAATGACACCGCTTTTCGTCGTGGTAGCACTTTTCAGTGCCGGATCATTTTTCTTCTCAGATTATATATTGCCAGTGGTAAACCTCAAGATGGGTTCACTGCTGTATGATGTTCGTAAGAAAAAAGCCGACTTCTTCATCAAACCGGGTGTATTCAATAGTACTATCCCGGGTTATTCTATTCGTGCGAAAGCAAAGAGCGAAGACGGTACGACGCTTTATGATATGATGATCTATCAACATCAATCAGGCGGTACAGCAGATAATGTCACCTTCGCTAAAGAAGGCTATGTACAGAACTCTCCCGATAACCGCTACATGGTATTAAAACTGATCGATGGAGTTCGTTATGAAGATGCCCGGGTGAAGAACGCGAAGCGTTATGACCCGAGGCAGCAGTTTACCCGTTTCAGATTCAAGGAAACAACGACTAAGTTCGACATGAGTTCCTTTGATATGAACCGTACAGATCAGGATCTCTTTAAGTCACATCATCAGATGTTGAACTTGAAGCAACTACGTTTATATTCTGATTCCAATCACGTTTACATCGACAGCTTAAAACATGTTAATGCCGTTGAAGCGAAACGTTATATCAATCTTTATTCAACCTACTTTCAAAATGGAAAACCACCTGCAAGGAAAACAAACGTTCATCTAGACGATATTGCAACTAAAGAGCAGTATAGGATGGCATTAAATAATGCATTGAATCAGGCACGTCAGGTGAAAGATCTTGCTGTGAATAAGCAGATGGAATATGCTCCTTATCGAGAGAAAGACATTCGCTATGATATAGAATGGCACCGTAAGTTTACATTGGCGGTATCCTGCTTGCTATTGTTTGGTATTGGAGCACCATTAGGAGCTATTATCCGTAAAGGAGGTCTCGGCCTCCCTGTGGTTATGGCGATTATCTTCTTCCTGATCTACCACGTTATTGCGACCCTGGCAGAAAAAGCAGCGAAAGATGCAAGCTTAACACCTATGTGGGGTATGTGGATGGCTATTATTGTACTTACGCCACTAGCTATCTTCCTGACTTACAAATCAACTACCGACTCCAAACTATTCGATGCCGATCAGTATAAGCTGAAAGCCGAAGCCCTATGGAAACGTATTGTCGCATTTTTTAATAGAAAAAAGAAAACCGATTATAGCAAAGGCTAG
- a CDS encoding cadherin repeat domain-containing protein yields the protein MKIIMKPTFTFSCFIILLTLLFSSCKKDSPSDQQMIQEEASDFKLVFGQDTTLAFTSLGNIKDPVDYVLSFDGTADIKISTSINLHDRLKDAIQIDRENKKIVIKSGLLYPNSEVSTINGVAIPPIYKVALRAVAKDGKLLAEKLISFVLQKSSVHLLRSNAESSDFIYTLFSDKASSFELHSEAARIAGTSWNVNSKGTDGETVKIEANSVVFAGTSGSLTQKDEKSYDLEPQLLKDGFPVASGKIKFIFIPAIQFVYGTYYPDLNLTVKYNYLFVDLQAGYVSKAPAFYPESYKGKFSIDKIEWNNKPYDNSNSIFSINEETGIISTKAKNDLPKGSYKLTVKATAKHGLEFTTPLTLVLE from the coding sequence ATGAAAATTATTATGAAACCAACTTTCACCTTTTCCTGCTTTATCATCTTGCTAACTCTTTTATTTTCATCATGTAAAAAGGACAGCCCATCGGATCAGCAGATGATTCAGGAGGAAGCCTCCGACTTTAAATTAGTATTCGGCCAGGATACAACATTGGCATTTACATCCCTTGGAAATATAAAGGATCCTGTGGATTATGTTTTGTCTTTTGACGGGACAGCGGACATCAAGATATCGACGTCTATAAACCTACATGATCGGCTAAAAGATGCCATACAAATCGATAGGGAGAACAAAAAAATTGTCATTAAAAGCGGATTACTCTATCCCAACTCGGAGGTGTCTACCATCAATGGGGTCGCAATCCCACCGATATATAAAGTGGCACTACGTGCGGTAGCAAAGGATGGCAAGCTGCTGGCTGAAAAACTGATCAGTTTTGTTTTGCAAAAGTCATCGGTTCACTTACTGCGCTCAAATGCTGAGTCATCAGACTTCATTTATACCCTCTTTAGCGATAAAGCAAGTTCTTTCGAACTCCATAGCGAAGCGGCGAGAATTGCCGGCACGAGTTGGAATGTAAATTCCAAAGGAACTGACGGGGAAACGGTCAAGATTGAGGCCAATAGCGTTGTTTTCGCCGGGACCTCCGGGAGTTTGACACAAAAGGATGAGAAATCCTATGACCTAGAGCCTCAGTTATTAAAGGACGGCTTCCCAGTAGCTTCCGGTAAAATTAAGTTTATTTTTATCCCCGCAATTCAGTTTGTGTATGGCACATATTATCCGGACTTGAATTTAACGGTAAAATACAATTACCTTTTTGTTGATCTGCAAGCAGGCTATGTCTCGAAAGCTCCGGCATTTTATCCTGAATCCTACAAGGGGAAATTCAGTATTGACAAAATCGAGTGGAACAACAAGCCGTACGACAACAGCAATAGCATATTTTCGATTAATGAAGAAACAGGTATCATCTCGACGAAGGCTAAGAATGATTTACCGAAGGGAAGTTATAAATTGACTGTGAAAGCAACGGCGAAACATGGATTAGAATTTACGACGCCTCTTACTTTGGTATTGGAGTAG
- a CDS encoding bifunctional 3,4-dihydroxy-2-butanone-4-phosphate synthase/GTP cyclohydrolase II, whose translation MEIKLNTIEEAIEDIKAGKVIIVVDDEDRENEGDFVTAARNATPEIINFMATHGRGLVCAPLTEERCRELNLGLMVNNNTAVYETNFTVSVDLQGYGCTTGISASDRSKTIKALIDPNIRPEELGRPGHIFPLIAKDGGVLRRTGHTEASVDLARLAGFEPAGVLVEILKDDGEMARLPDLIKVAERFDLKIISIEDLIEYRLKHDTLIKEEVTVEMPTEWGDFKMKAFTQKNTGEQHLALYKGEWNEDEPVLVRVHSSCVTGDIFGSCRCDCGPQLHKSMEIIQKEGKGIIVYMNQEGRGIGLVNKLHAYKLQEQGSDTVDANIELGFKPDLRDYGVGAQILRYMGVTKMRLLSNNPSKRAGLIGYGLEVVENVPIEIQPNEFNENYLKTKRDRMGHTLSNL comes from the coding sequence ATGGAAATTAAATTAAACACGATAGAGGAAGCTATTGAGGATATCAAAGCTGGAAAAGTCATAATCGTCGTAGATGATGAAGATCGTGAAAACGAAGGCGACTTCGTAACTGCTGCGCGCAATGCGACGCCAGAAATTATCAACTTTATGGCCACTCACGGACGTGGGCTTGTATGTGCTCCACTGACGGAAGAGCGTTGTCGTGAGCTGAACTTAGGCCTAATGGTCAACAACAACACGGCTGTTTATGAAACAAATTTTACCGTATCTGTCGATCTACAGGGTTATGGATGTACTACGGGTATCTCCGCATCCGATCGTTCAAAAACTATCAAAGCATTAATTGATCCTAATATCCGTCCTGAGGAGTTAGGACGTCCGGGACATATCTTTCCATTGATTGCTAAAGATGGTGGTGTTCTTCGTAGAACAGGCCATACCGAAGCATCAGTAGACTTAGCGCGCCTAGCGGGGTTTGAACCTGCAGGTGTATTGGTCGAGATCTTGAAGGATGACGGAGAAATGGCTCGCCTACCGGACTTGATTAAAGTAGCAGAACGTTTCGATCTGAAAATCATCAGTATTGAAGACCTGATCGAATACCGTTTGAAGCATGACACATTAATCAAAGAAGAGGTTACTGTGGAAATGCCGACCGAATGGGGTGATTTCAAAATGAAAGCATTTACACAAAAAAACACGGGTGAGCAGCACCTAGCCTTATACAAAGGCGAATGGAATGAGGATGAACCTGTCCTAGTCCGCGTTCATAGCTCATGTGTTACAGGTGATATATTCGGTTCTTGCCGTTGTGACTGTGGACCACAGTTACACAAATCAATGGAGATTATCCAGAAAGAAGGTAAGGGGATTATCGTTTATATGAACCAAGAAGGTAGAGGAATCGGCCTGGTAAACAAGCTTCATGCTTACAAACTACAAGAGCAGGGTTCCGATACGGTAGATGCTAATATCGAATTGGGCTTCAAACCCGATTTAAGAGATTATGGCGTCGGAGCGCAAATCCTTCGTTATATGGGAGTTACAAAGATGCGTTTGTTATCTAATAACCCAAGCAAACGCGCTGGACTAATCGGATACGGACTAGAAGTGGTAGAAAATGTGCCCATTGAAATCCAACCCAATGAGTTCAACGAAAACTACTTGAAAACAAAAAGAGACCGCATGGGTCACACCCTAAGCAACTTATAA
- a CDS encoding START-like domain-containing protein, with product MSEKIKLDLEYVLNSSPRILFPYLQEPNELAQWFADDVNYHDGIYEFVWDNESHRAKLVAVKENKSVKFKWIDDDPYFFEIEIVQDELTNDVALSITDYVKEDNLDDRKKIWDNSIGYLQSVIGA from the coding sequence ATGTCGGAAAAAATTAAACTAGATTTAGAATATGTACTAAATTCTTCTCCTCGAATTTTATTTCCTTACTTGCAGGAGCCAAATGAGCTGGCACAATGGTTTGCTGACGATGTAAACTATCATGATGGTATATACGAATTTGTATGGGATAATGAGTCGCATCGCGCGAAGCTAGTCGCTGTCAAAGAAAATAAAAGCGTAAAATTCAAATGGATCGATGATGATCCTTATTTTTTCGAAATCGAAATCGTGCAAGATGAGTTGACAAACGATGTCGCACTTAGCATCACGGATTACGTCAAGGAAGACAACTTGGACGATCGTAAGAAAATCTGGGATAATTCAATAGGATACTTACAAAGCGTTATTGGCGCATAA
- a CDS encoding TonB-dependent receptor, translating into MILKLGLSKYLLLLFVFISFKLIAQKPPTPDSIKRISLEEIRVEKRLTRYAEVLYIDSLKLRSMQSRSLGETLDNIPGIHNSNYGPYIGMPSIRSLSGNRVGILHNGVAANDLSGISPNLGVQVDFDNIESITLYKSGANVLYGGKAIGGAVNLIDQTIPKYLNGAKIKGSLHVEAGTNEGHKQSVRLTGQIGKHWGWHFGGMNYKNDRFKIPGNPKPALVYDSDIDPGTENLAQVIVNAKNVQNVSLYPYLSQYVIEKMKEPDHGLSEEDLYTDRPYSVIGGVNVQNPNNDKFIAGQPENTPRYVREVYGIRDYHPVEKGMMPNSHGESKAINLGTSFIYDNFRIGLGLKANEGYFGVPAFAKIEQAAHNHDHDAPAKAAIYSPINTRSLNYEGLFESAYQPIHKLIKKVTVNYSFHYGDNRELLDIYKVNQFNSRRHAIRSELELQSREFWKSTSGIEYMDLSMLSEGLMRYLPNVESRETGIFTLHQFKYHAFQIDLGYRSDWTDRSAHADADYKTSRGLAGGNLRPRSFQLNQFTSALQWQHNSLLQIRLSYNHAERAPGVNELYAGNNHFAIITEENGDDRLNPEIANSVEAEAKLNYLGFSLVANIYHSHFNNYIYLAHTGLSNPGGFVKKEWRASDTEISGFEMTLQYLKRLNEQHRIQIEGFADLVKNKNTSDDEMRKWAEGDYMPNLPTSRYGMQARADIKRLNLNASFTQFMKQKYLGKNINLEKAMPAYAMLSAQIGYLFPLRRYQVVAFVSGNNLLNVEARPQNSPLKYLTPLPGRNLSAGLRINI; encoded by the coding sequence ATGATACTCAAGCTAGGTTTAAGCAAATACTTATTATTGCTCTTTGTATTTATTTCCTTTAAATTGATTGCCCAGAAACCGCCGACTCCGGATTCTATAAAAAGAATAAGCCTTGAGGAAATTCGTGTGGAAAAAAGACTAACAAGATATGCAGAGGTCCTGTATATCGACAGTTTGAAGCTAAGGAGCATGCAGTCACGCTCGCTGGGGGAAACCCTAGACAATATCCCTGGAATTCACAATTCAAATTATGGACCCTATATCGGTATGCCTAGCATTCGAAGTTTAAGTGGCAATCGAGTTGGCATTTTACACAATGGCGTTGCTGCCAACGATTTATCGGGCATCTCACCCAACCTGGGCGTTCAAGTAGATTTTGATAACATTGAAAGCATCACATTATACAAATCCGGCGCGAATGTGCTCTATGGGGGAAAGGCGATAGGAGGGGCGGTCAACTTAATCGATCAGACCATTCCGAAATATCTAAATGGGGCTAAAATAAAGGGTAGCCTCCATGTTGAGGCTGGAACGAATGAGGGCCATAAGCAGTCCGTAAGGCTCACTGGACAAATCGGAAAGCACTGGGGCTGGCATTTCGGAGGGATGAACTACAAGAATGATCGCTTTAAAATCCCGGGAAACCCAAAGCCAGCGTTAGTCTATGATTCCGATATCGATCCGGGTACAGAAAACCTGGCACAGGTAATTGTGAATGCAAAGAATGTTCAGAACGTGAGCCTGTATCCCTATTTGAGCCAATACGTAATAGAAAAAATGAAGGAACCCGATCACGGTTTGTCGGAAGAAGATCTCTATACCGACAGACCTTACTCGGTCATTGGCGGAGTGAATGTGCAGAATCCAAATAATGATAAATTTATTGCCGGTCAACCGGAAAATACACCGCGCTATGTGCGGGAAGTCTATGGAATTCGGGATTATCATCCGGTAGAAAAAGGGATGATGCCTAATAGCCATGGTGAAAGTAAAGCCATCAACCTAGGAACAAGTTTCATTTACGATAATTTTAGAATAGGATTGGGGCTAAAGGCAAATGAAGGATATTTCGGAGTTCCTGCATTTGCGAAAATTGAGCAAGCAGCACACAATCACGATCATGACGCCCCTGCGAAAGCAGCGATTTATTCACCCATCAATACCCGAAGCTTGAATTATGAGGGATTATTTGAATCCGCCTATCAACCGATTCATAAATTGATAAAGAAAGTCACAGTCAATTACAGCTTTCATTATGGCGATAACCGCGAATTGCTTGATATCTATAAGGTCAATCAGTTCAATAGCCGTCGGCATGCTATTCGATCTGAACTCGAACTGCAGTCCCGCGAATTTTGGAAGAGTACATCAGGAATCGAATATATGGACCTATCGATGCTCAGCGAAGGTCTGATGCGCTATCTGCCGAATGTGGAAAGCCGGGAGACGGGGATCTTTACGCTACATCAATTCAAGTATCATGCTTTTCAGATAGATCTAGGCTACAGAAGCGACTGGACCGATCGAAGCGCTCATGCTGATGCAGATTACAAAACCTCGCGAGGACTAGCGGGTGGTAATCTGCGCCCTAGATCATTCCAACTTAATCAGTTCACCAGTGCTTTACAATGGCAGCATAACAGCTTATTGCAGATTAGACTTTCCTATAACCATGCCGAGCGGGCGCCGGGTGTCAATGAATTATACGCCGGCAATAACCACTTCGCGATTATTACCGAAGAGAATGGGGATGATAGACTTAACCCAGAAATAGCAAATAGTGTTGAAGCCGAAGCAAAGCTTAATTACCTGGGGTTTTCTCTAGTCGCTAATATTTATCATAGTCACTTCAACAATTATATCTATTTAGCGCATACGGGCCTGTCGAATCCGGGAGGATTTGTCAAAAAGGAGTGGCGAGCTTCCGATACAGAAATCTCGGGATTTGAAATGACGCTACAGTATCTAAAACGTTTGAACGAACAGCATCGCATTCAGATCGAAGGGTTTGCCGACTTGGTGAAAAACAAAAACACCTCCGATGACGAGATGCGGAAATGGGCAGAAGGAGATTATATGCCGAATCTTCCAACTAGCCGATACGGAATGCAAGCACGTGCGGACATAAAAAGGCTTAATCTTAATGCATCATTTACACAGTTTATGAAACAAAAATACCTGGGAAAAAATATCAATCTGGAAAAGGCAATGCCTGCCTACGCTATGCTATCGGCTCAAATCGGTTATCTTTTTCCACTTCGACGATATCAAGTTGTCGCATTCGTATCGGGAAACAATCTCTTGAACGTAGAGGCTAGGCCGCAAAACTCTCCATTAAAATACCTCACTCCTCTACCGGGGAGAAACCTGTCCGCAGGACTTAGAATAAACATATAG
- a CDS encoding GNAT family N-acetyltransferase, whose translation MDIINNENNLQFEYHDNEEVARLEYRFYKNNIAMMHTVVPERMKGRGVASALAEKAFAFAKEKKKKVMVYCPFVSKYVKKHPELREQINREYHPNL comes from the coding sequence ATGGACATCATCAATAACGAAAATAATCTACAATTTGAATATCATGATAACGAGGAGGTTGCACGGCTAGAGTATCGTTTCTATAAAAACAATATCGCGATGATGCATACGGTAGTGCCTGAGCGTATGAAGGGGCGAGGGGTGGCGTCTGCTTTAGCCGAAAAAGCCTTTGCATTTGCCAAAGAAAAGAAAAAGAAGGTCATGGTATACTGTCCCTTTGTTTCTAAGTATGTCAAGAAGCATCCGGAACTTCGGGAACAGATTAATCGAGAATATCACCCCAATCTATAA
- a CDS encoding ABC-F family ATP-binding cassette domain-containing protein codes for MVILQNATYIHPNKDVLFQDLQFTLNKQEKIALIGHNGVGKSTLLKIIAGLLTLNGGLLSVEASPYYVPQLFDAYEHFSIAQALGIAEKLKALQGITEGDASVENFEILNDDWDIDERATYALQEWGLADYALSNPLSSLSGGQKVKVFLAGISLHQPELILMDEPSNHLDLASRRKLYDLIEDSNASMLIVSHDRTLLNLLDMTAELSPKGIQRFGGNYTEFTEQKDVEKNALDQQLQNKEKELRKARDKERDAAERQNKLNARGKKKQEKAGVARIMMNTLRNKAEGSSAKLKSVHQEKIGGIRQELHNLRMNLSELDQMKFGFDNSNTYSGKNLIDAQGINFSYDQKMLWSTDLSFKIYHGDRVGIYGDNGAGKSTLIKLLLNELQAHKGTIYRADFTYIYIDQDYSIVRSEKSIYDMAESFNQSGLQEHEIKIRLNRFLFGKESWGKSCAVLSGGERMRLLLCCLNISSKAPDIIMLDEPTNNLDIQNIEILTSALNDFQGTLLLISHDKVFMEELKIDKSINLN; via the coding sequence ATGGTTATTTTACAGAACGCTACTTATATACATCCTAATAAAGATGTCCTATTTCAGGACCTTCAATTCACATTAAATAAACAAGAAAAGATCGCGCTCATTGGTCACAATGGTGTCGGCAAGTCTACCCTATTGAAAATTATCGCCGGACTTTTGACGTTGAATGGCGGTCTATTATCCGTTGAGGCAAGTCCCTATTATGTTCCGCAGCTATTTGATGCATACGAGCACTTTAGCATTGCGCAGGCATTGGGAATTGCTGAGAAGCTCAAAGCTTTGCAAGGAATCACCGAGGGTGATGCATCGGTGGAAAACTTTGAGATTCTTAACGATGATTGGGATATTGACGAGCGAGCGACCTATGCACTTCAGGAATGGGGTTTGGCAGACTATGCATTATCAAATCCTTTGAGTTCCTTGAGTGGTGGGCAGAAGGTGAAGGTCTTTCTAGCAGGAATTTCCCTGCATCAGCCGGAATTGATATTGATGGATGAGCCTAGCAACCATTTGGATTTGGCGTCGCGCCGCAAACTTTACGACTTAATCGAGGATAGTAATGCGAGTATGCTGATCGTGAGCCATGATAGGACATTGCTGAATTTGTTGGACATGACGGCGGAGCTCAGTCCGAAAGGCATTCAGCGCTTCGGAGGAAATTACACGGAATTTACCGAGCAAAAGGATGTGGAGAAGAACGCCTTGGACCAGCAGCTTCAAAATAAAGAAAAGGAGCTTCGCAAGGCGCGCGATAAGGAGCGGGACGCGGCGGAAAGGCAGAATAAGTTAAATGCCCGAGGTAAAAAGAAGCAAGAGAAGGCGGGCGTAGCGCGTATTATGATGAACACCTTGCGTAATAAGGCTGAGGGAAGTAGTGCTAAATTGAAGTCTGTGCATCAGGAGAAGATTGGCGGTATCCGTCAGGAACTTCATAATCTACGGATGAACCTCTCCGAGCTGGATCAGATGAAGTTTGGTTTCGACAATTCAAACACCTACAGCGGGAAGAATCTTATCGATGCGCAGGGAATCAATTTCTCGTATGATCAAAAGATGTTATGGTCGACCGACCTTTCCTTTAAAATATATCATGGCGATCGCGTTGGAATCTATGGCGATAATGGCGCTGGTAAATCGACCTTGATAAAATTATTATTGAATGAGCTGCAAGCGCATAAGGGAACTATTTATCGTGCGGATTTCACATACATTTATATCGACCAGGACTACTCGATCGTCCGCTCGGAAAAGAGTATTTACGACATGGCGGAATCTTTCAACCAGTCCGGTCTTCAGGAGCATGAAATCAAGATTCGATTGAATAGATTTCTCTTTGGAAAGGAATCGTGGGGAAAATCCTGCGCTGTACTGAGCGGTGGCGAGCGCATGCGATTATTGCTATGTTGTTTGAACATCTCCAGCAAGGCTCCGGACATCATTATGCTCGATGAGCCGACGAACAACCTTGATATTCAAAACATTGAAATCCTAACCTCTGCGCTGAATGATTTTCAAGGTACGCTGTTGTTGATTTCGCACGACAAGGTATTTATGGAAGAGTTAAAAATCGACAAAAGCATAAATTTAAACTAG
- a CDS encoding DUF1963 domain-containing protein, which produces MDKKKQIFEIISFTADDREYYPASMEHENWMPDNFVKHTEIDIALGQSRYGGPIVDLPPGVQYPENLRFAAQLDLSKFSPYDKTGLLPKKGQLIFFAEIMNDTGKVIYADVANEELVRTTKEHEDNFYTGILIDKIYADTETLEERYEEPEDDEEELNEQDEVWGYFSGCEKSKIFGIYTNCQLQEEEIEEVAFSDKVVLLQIGENGFNDEGVFSVLIPKEDLKNLNFDNCEFIWAQS; this is translated from the coding sequence ATGGACAAGAAAAAACAAATTTTTGAAATCATTAGTTTCACAGCTGATGATAGAGAATACTATCCGGCATCTATGGAACACGAAAATTGGATGCCAGATAACTTTGTAAAGCATACGGAAATTGACATTGCTTTAGGTCAGTCTCGATACGGCGGACCAATAGTAGATTTACCTCCGGGAGTTCAATATCCGGAAAATCTAAGATTTGCAGCACAGCTTGACTTATCCAAATTCTCACCCTATGATAAAACAGGGTTATTACCCAAGAAAGGACAGCTTATTTTCTTTGCAGAAATAATGAACGACACGGGAAAGGTGATTTATGCCGATGTTGCTAACGAAGAACTAGTTCGAACGACCAAAGAACATGAAGACAATTTCTACACTGGAATATTAATCGATAAAATATATGCTGACACCGAAACACTAGAAGAACGCTATGAAGAACCGGAAGATGATGAAGAAGAGCTAAATGAACAAGATGAGGTTTGGGGCTATTTTTCTGGTTGTGAAAAGTCAAAAATATTCGGGATTTATACGAATTGCCAGTTGCAGGAAGAAGAGATTGAGGAAGTTGCTTTTTCAGATAAGGTTGTACTGTTGCAGATCGGTGAGAATGGATTCAATGATGAAGGAGTTTTTAGCGTATTGATCCCAAAAGAAGATCTAAAAAATTTGAACTTCGATAATTGCGAATTTATTTGGGCCCAATCTTAA